A window of the Vigna angularis cultivar LongXiaoDou No.4 chromosome 3, ASM1680809v1, whole genome shotgun sequence genome harbors these coding sequences:
- the LOC108344008 gene encoding uncharacterized protein LOC108344008 — translation MDRYQRMVRRVKGLNSELALQYVLPALKPGPFKESEAKEKSEGRSQGGQSGKTGGFRPKEPPTGPRFQQYTPLNASRAKILQEALSTELIQAPKSRPTPPDADGNKHCLWHQNLGHTIEECVTLKDGIEELIQVGQLKRYVKTERPERHVGSSARSRSPRRRPPRQGGRGRSRNYGNNRSCQVKRRSRSRSRNNDRSLRGHINTIFGGFPGGGSSSSTRKHHVRALRSVNSVQRARRSMPEITFTNDDFHAPDREQDDPMVITAEITRYWVSKVLIDQGSSANILYWKTFQRMDLPENLIVPYNEQIVGFAGERVDTHNYVDLHTRLGTGREGDKKKVRYLLVNANTSYNVLLDPPCLNVFGVILSTPHLTMKYPSERGNICTVRADQKTARECYR, via the exons ATGGACCGCTACCAAAGAATGGTTCGGCGAGTGAAGGGTCTCAACTCGGAGTTGGCTCTTCAGTATGTCTTACCCGCGCTCAAGCCGGGACCATTCAAGGAAAGC GAGGCAAAGGAAAAATCGGAGGGCAGGAGCCAGGGAGGACAGTCTGGAAAAACCGGGGGGTTCAGACCAAAGGAGCCCCCCACGGGTCCACGTTTCCAACAGTACACCCCACTGAACGCCTCCCGAGCGAAGATATTACAAGAAGCCTTGAGCACTGAGCTCATACAGGCGCCCAAGAGCCGCCCTACCCCGCCCGACGCTGATGGGAACAAGCACTGCCTGTGGCATCAGAACTTGGGTCACACCATAGAGGAGTGTGTGACTCTCAAGGACGGGATTGAGGAGTTGATCCAGGTTGGGCAGTTGAAGAGGTAtgtcaagaccgaacgtcctgAACGCCACGTTGGCTCGTCGGCACGATCACGTAGTCCTCGCAGGCGTCCGCCGAGGCAGGGCGGCAGGGGACGATCAAGAAACTATGGAAATAATCGTTCTTGTCAAGTGAAGCGCCGAAGCAGAAGTAGAAGCAGGAACAACGACCGATCGCTACGCGGTCACATTAACACCATTTTCGGAGGGTTTCCCGGGGGAGGATCATCCTCATCGACGCGGAAACATCACGTCAGGGCCCTTCGCTCGGTCAATTCGGTGCAGAGGGCAAGGAGATCCATGCCAGAAATCACATTCACGAATGACGACTTCCATGCTCCAGACCGGGAGCAGGACGACCCCATGGTGATCACGGCGGAGATCACTCGGTACTGGGTGAGTAAGGTGTTGATTGACCAGGGAAGCTCCGCCAACATATTGTATTGGAAGACCTTCCAGCGCATGGACCTGCCGGAGAACTTGATTGTGCCCTACAACGAACAAATAGTGGGATTCGCGGGAGAGCGAGTGGACACGCACAATTATGTTGATCTCCACACTCGTTTAGGCACCGGGCGGGAAGGCGACAAGAAGAAGGTTCGGTATCTGTTGGTAAATGCCAACACGTCTTACAATGTCCTCCTAGACCCACCATGTCTAAACGTGTTTGGAGTGATATTGTCCACCCCCCATCTAACCATGAAGTACCCATCAGAGAGGGGAAACATCTGCACTGTGAGGGCTGACCAGAAGACGGCCCGAGAATGCTAcagatga